The genomic stretch ATGTTTACTTAATAGGATGTTTCACTGGTTCATTGTGAGTAGGGTTGGACATCTGATCCAATCCAACCTTTTTGTactaatccaatccaattaaatgttggaTTATGAAAATCATCTTCCAATCCAATAtcaaaatccaatccaatccaatccaattatttAATTGGATTTGTTCAGATTTTTAATTAGATTTCGGGTTTTAAcctgattttatttttcaaaattgagTTGAAacttaatttttaatattaacttaaaaacatacaaaaaaaaatatcacttaaAACTAAacaatactattcatttaggtttAAACAACATAAAGTTATCAACTTTACAAGTTTAATCAAACTAAAAGCTTGAAGTAGTATTGAAAATCAACGATAAAGAGGAGAATAATTGCGTATTTTTTTAGTGATCCCTCCTCTAATACATAAGAGAAGACTAATAGCTACCAATAATAATGTATTAAAAGaaatgtaaatatattttttaatatatattatatgtagatGGATCACATTAGTTTTTAATTGAATTTTGAGAGATTCATCGGCTGATCATTCCAATTAAAATCCAATTGTATTTGGATATGCAATTTTTTGTAACTGGAATGGATTTGATACTTGAAAATGGATTGGTTTAAAGCCTAGACACCAAAAACCTTCCACCTTGCCGCCTGGGCATCTTCAGAAGTTACATAAAAGATTACTTTCCTAATAAATAGTGTCATTTTGTCTTCAGTAACGGCTTTTGGGTCAGTTCACTAGGGTTGAATATATCTTTGTTGGTAGAGACAGTACAGAATCGCTTGCATTTCTGGGCTTATAGTATCCTAAATTCTAATGGGTGTGCTTGATATATATAGTGCTTCCTCTAATTGCTTCTTCAGAACCAATTCGAATCAAAGACCAATAGCACCAGGGTCTGCTTTTCTCGGGAACAAGAGCAGGGTCGTTTCCATGGCGTCCGTACAGCCTGTGGAGCAGCAAGTCAACGACGGCCAACAACAAGTCACTGGAGACTCTTTTATTCGATCCCATTTCAGAAAATTGTCTCCTTATCAGCCCATTTTGCCATTTGAGGTATTCCACAACAACCCCACTTCCTCTTGTTTCAGTCAGAGTATGCTGTGAATTAGTGTGGTAGTAACTTCTGAATGTGTTTGAGTGGCTCCATTACTGTTTAATCCGAACTATTACTTTTTTCTTAGTAAAACATGTAATTTCAGAAGCATCCGTATAGAACTAAGTTAGGATTCCTTTGCAAAACTAATCTTTTGAAATTGATTAAGAAGGCCTATTTTGGGTAGTGTTTCACATAGATGCATCCAATTAGTCTTTCTTAACCACGCTCGATCATGCTCTAACACCACACTCGAGCTATTTTGTGAAGTGTTTTTACTAACAGACTTTGTTACAAATTAACATTTCGAAATTCCTCGTAATTCCTCGATGAGTTATTTGACCTATATTTTGCCTCAAGTCCCACGACAAGTTTTTCTAGGCACCTGACAACGGTACTCTGGACTCTAATGTTTGGGCTGTCGGCAGTATGAAAACAGAAAGCTTTGGAGATAGAGTGAAGTGGGATAAGCGTTCTGCTTAAAGATGTTTTTGACTACGAATGTTGTAACAATAAGTACAAAACTGTGGATAGAATGAAGTTGGGGCTATAAGAGTATAACTTTTGTACATGTATTCCCTAATACATTTTTGAATAGTGGAGAGAACACTTCTTGTCGAAAATGTTTTGCAGTTATAATGGGGCAGCCGCCATCGTAGTGGAAGTCAGGTGGTATCCCTGGTACAAACAATCTGTAAGAGTTTTCCAATTGGAAATAGTGGCAGCGGCGTATAAGGCCCACTCGTTTAGATTGGTGGAAAATGGTTTTCTTATTCTGGAGTAGAGCACCTTGACATGAGAAAAGTGAATAGTGGTAAAACAGATACAGGATGTGGCCCTTAGTCCTTACGCAGCAGAAATATATCCTATGTTATTTAGAAAGGTGAAGTGGCTTGATGCTCTTGGAATTCTGTGCATTTTCGTTGCAGCTGGCTCTATGATGCCTCTGAATGATATTTAAGCTTAGTTTTGAGTGAGCTTGGGAAAGAACAAAGAACTACTTTCTTTTGCTAACAATATATAATTTCTTCCTTATAATTCCTTTTGCAGAATTGTCATTATGCAATGGATTTACTGATGAGTCAATTGTTTGTATGTTTGATTAAAATCAGACAATTTTCACTTAATGTGCTCGTCCTGGCAGTATATGATATCTATGCAAATTTATGCAGGTTTTATCATCCCAACTTGGAAGGAAGCCTGAAGATATAATCAAACTAGATGCAAATGAAAACCCATATGGTCCTCCCCCGGAGGCGAGTCATATATGCTATTGTACTTTCTTTCTctataaacaaaaatatattttgctaGTGTTAAATTTAGTTGGGTTGTCCTTTTTTTCCCCTTCCAATTTTAATTTGCACAATTATGTGCATTGCATTATTGTACAACAATAAGCATTTTTCAATCTTCGTTATTCCCTGATTGCAATCTCAGATTGTTTGTAGGTTTTTGAGGCTTTGGGTTCTTTAAAATTTCCTTATATCTATCCTGACCCTGAAAGCCGTCGGCTACGTGCTGCTCTTGCTGAGGATTCGGGCCTTGAAGCTAATTACATACTTGTGGGATGTGGTGCAGATGAGTTAATTGATTTGATTATGCGGTGAGATAAAGAAATGTGTTCGTCGAGTTTCAATTATGCTGTTCTCAATGTGCATTGTCTACGTTATGAAGCAATCTAAATTTCCAAACTTTGCTCTGTTTTTGATTAAATGTTTTGCTGAAGATGCGTGCTTGATCCTGGTGACAAGATTGTAGACTGTCCTCCAACTTTTACCATGTATGAATTTGATGCTGCAGTTAATGCTGCAGGTGTCATCAAAGGTAATGAAGGCTTCCAATTTTTCTATATAAGAATTTTAGGATGTGAAGATCAGATTCTATCTGTTTTTAAGTAGCAATGTTgacaataattaaaaaatatgatgTTTTTATTGTTgctttattttcaataaaatctTTCCTCaactgatttttttattttactacaGTTCCGAGGAAATCTGATTTTAGCCTGGATTTGGAACTCATTAAAGATGCAGTTGAACGGGAGAAACCCAAATGCATATTTCTAACATCTCCTAACAATCCAGATGGGAGGTAATTCCTATTGTTTCATATATTATTTTGACATGAATATCCTACATCTATTCTGTTATCATGTAATCTACCTGTATACCACTGATGTCTAACACAGTTAATTCAATGTTCCTTATGCCCCccctaaaaaataaaataaataaataatgttccTTATGGTTTTCAATAATGATCGTGACTTTAAGTTTCCCAGAATGACAACTTGTGAGCTAGATTCATTgcaaaataataaacaatcatcaTTTTAAAATGACGTGGGTTCAAATGATGTGGTTTAAATAATGTTGCTTTTATTTGCTTGTACAATATCTTAGGATGGCCTGTGTATATATTTGCTGTTTATTTCATTTGGGATCTTGCTTTatctttggttttttttttctagtttgtcaaatttcttattttttttagtcTATTTAAATGTGCCTATTTTAGATAATTGGTAATTGTAGTAGGTAGTGACCTAGTTAAAGTATCCTCATTCTACTGTAATACATTTTCTCCTttccaatttatttatttaaatgattgaatgtttctattattattattcttgtaCGGCCCCCTGTAGGCTTTCTAGACTGTAACACAGATGATTTCCCATCATCTCTTTTTAATatattctttttatatatatatatacatctatATTTATACATATGAAGTAACTGGTTTGGTTTCATGTTGTGTATGCGAATTGAGGTATCAACTTTCTCTTTTTATGACATTTTGGTTCTCATAAATTTGGTTTCTAGTCTATAAATTTGGTTGATATAATATGTTTACGCTATGATTTATCTATGACAGTATAATTAGTGATGATGATCTCTTGAAGATCCTCAAGCTTCCCGTGTTGGTGATCCTTGATGAAGCATACGTTGAGTTTTCCACAATTGAATCTAGGATGCAATGGGTGAAGAAGCATGAGAACTTAATTGTTCTTCGAACATTCAGCAAAAGAGCTGGTATCCTCAGTTTTTTATACATTGCATTTTCAAGCTTTGAAGGGCTCAGTAGTGCACTATTATTGGTACAATTGATTTCATTATTTAAAAGTTCAAAATGATTTAAATTAAAGAACATTgctatttttagaaaaaaaaaagaaaaaattgaatagaaACAACACTTACTAAGATGGAGATAGTACAAGAAAAAGTGGTATGAACATACCACAAAACTAGTGACACAGAGAGATTAGAATTGTACTAGAAAACTCTTTTACAATGTAACCCAATTTTCTCCCCAAAAATTTATCTTATCCCATAAATACTCTACTGTGGTTTCATTATCCTCAAATATTCTGCTGTATCTCTCCAGCCAAATTGCCCAAAAAATAACTGCAACAGCAATTTTTCATAGTAAACATCCCGATTTATGATCCTTCAAAGTCTAATAAATATGTACAGTATTGAGGAAAACCCCACACCAAAAGGCAGTGCCTATTTAGAGATGCATTGTCAGGCTTTAGATGTAATCTTTTCTTGGCTTGGAAACTTGCATGGGCTCAAGTCAGGACCCCAGATGTGTAGTTTGTcctgtgtttatatatatatgtatacttaTTTCATGAAGAAGTTTTTATAACTCAAGTAAGGTATGTCTCTAAATATAAATTTATAGGTTTTGAGTTTACAAGTGAGTGTCTGTGTTGGTATAATTGCTTGATATACATCTTCATAGCTTATCCTTTTAGGTTATACATTTCATTGTAATGCTATGAAAGCTAAGCCTTTAAACATACCTTACTAACCTACTTGAAGTATTGTGACATTTAAATCAAACTTTACATTTTGTTGTTGTGATATTAGCATTTAATACAGCTTCACTCGTGTTGTCTTTATCTTTATCACATTATGATCAATTAGTTTTGTGCTAACTGTAAATTGGTTACACTAAAGAGGGTGTTAAGGAGTTGTAGTGATAGTAACAGTTAAAACAACTTAATTCGTGTTGACCTTATTGTCACATTATGATCAATTAGTTTTGTGCCAACTGTAAATTGGTTACACTAACAACAAAGGGTGTTAAGGGGATAGCTTTTTTGTAATAGTTGTCTTGTTGGTTATGGTAGCTAGTGATAATCCATTTCGAAACATGAGAAAGCCTTACTTTTGCTGTGAAATAAACTTCTCCTGCATGCACATAGATGTTGAACAATTTAAGTATAACTTAATATAGGATCTATAATCCAAGTACAAGTAATTATTTGCTTGTGGCAATTTCTAGGGTTAATTGGTTAAGTATATTGTACACCAACTCCAAACATAAGTAACCCAAGACAGTTAGCTCAAATAGTTTGCTTCCACAAGGTCTGAGGTACGAGTCCAGGAGGTATGTACATAGCAATTGCTATAGTTTCTTGGTCCCCAAATATTTTAGGGTTAGGGGGAGCCTAATTTCAAAACTTCAAATCTTAGTAAGTGCAATGGTATGGAGCATGTTCTTCTTACAATAAGCACTGGGTTCAAGTTGCTCTTACTGTGTTAAATGAGCATGCATGCGAGTGTGAGCTATACAGAGGCAGGACTTGTTGATTCACAATGTTTGAAGGATTGGaacattatataattatttgtaATGGATTCTTTTGATATAAATTTTCAGTTGAGTATAAAAACTTGTCACTTGTGCTTCATGACACATGTTGCAGGTCGATTGTTTCACCACTATTAGGTAGACCTATTATGCTGCAGTAATAATATACCCCtatatcaaaaaaaattctttatttttGATCCTATAATAGTTCACGCCACGGATGTAGCGAATAAAAACTTAATTCATTCATCAATTTCttgtatttattttctttttttcaaaCAAGGATTATAAAAAAAAGTTTGGATAAGTTTTATCCCCCTACATCgaaatatgtctttttacatcTTGTTTCATGTTTCATGGATACTTGTGTCAACATTGTGGTTGATGCATGGTTGACTTGTCAGTTCAGTGTTGTTTCATGTTGTTTATAGTTTTGAGTGTTTCAGTTTCATTATCCTTTGTCAAATGGTTGACAGTCTCATGATGCAGGTTTAGCTGGATTACGGGTAGGATATGGTGCTTTTCCATTGAGCATTATTCAGTATCTTTGGAGAGCAAAACAACCCTACAACGTTTCTGTTGCTGCTGAAGTTTCTGCTTGTGCAGCATTGAAGAATCCTACCTATTTAGAGGTGGGTAATCTGTTGAATATAATAATATGGGTTGTGTGAGATATATATCAGAAGTGCtaaagagaaaaagagaggagagaggagagagaaaaagagagaattCTAAGAGTTTTTCCATGCACGTTAGGAACGACCATGGTCTTTCCGGCCATGGTTGGCACCAAAATCCCACTGGTTTTGGGAAGAAAGAGGGCTACTACCCCACTGGTTTTGGCCTAAAAAAACAACCTGGATCCTTTGGTGACCAGGGGCAGCAAAGATATTGGAGCTTTCGTACCTTGTATAAGGTGTTTATGCTCACCTTATCAAACGACGGGGGCTTGGTTAGAATATGCCAGAGGACTctattatcgggttatgaaataGCTATAACACTGGATGCAGCTTCATGGCTTATCGAACTGGACTctattatcgggttatgaaataGCTATAACATTGGATACAGCTTCATGGCTTATCGAACTGCTGGAAGAACTGCAGAACAAGGAGGAGACGCAGAGGGTGAACTTCAAGAGATCTTTTCGAAACAATTCGAACAGCTGTTTTTTGGAGAGCTTTCAAAATAGCAGGGGGGGTGTTTATCAAGATATCGGTCCTGAAGAATAAAAGGATGTCCATGGTGATAATCCGGAGGAAAGACAAGCTAGGGTGTGGAACGAGGTTGCAAGGTGTCTTAGGGGGGTTCTAAAAAGACAAAGCATGCAGAAGAATGAGAAACAGGAATCGATTATGGAGGATAACGAGTCTGTCAGGAATGGAGCTTTGAAGCCTTCTTACGCGAACATAGTGAAACAGacaaaagaaaaaacaagaaacCAACCTGATGGCAGATATAACGATTCAGAGCATGGAGGAGGAATGAAGGCAATCGACGGGGGAATGAAGGCTATTGGCGGGAGGAGCAAATACATACAACAGAATCACCATCTAACAAATAAGAGCTTCCACAAAATAATACAGAATCGGGGCACTAATAAGCTAAGATATTGGGATTTCTTACCAATGGGGAATGAGAGTTTCAGACCAAGGAACAAGTTCCCGAGAGAGAGAATGAAACAGAAAAACTTTCACGAATTTTTTTACAAGCGGAAAACTGCGACAAGGACTGGAACAGGGCTCTAATAATGTTTAGAGATAATAGTAAGGTGGGATGGAGTGTTATTTTCTATAATCTCTCTCGGGAAACTAAGAGGAAATGGGTGGCTAGCCAAATGTATGATGATCGACTCATAATCTGGTGTAAGAATGAAGAAGAGATGGAGAGTTTGCTGAAGCTTCACAAGACTGTAATACTGGGTACGGGGGGCACGAAGGTCTCTTTTAGGAGATGGTCCATTGAAGAACAAAACAGAGATATTAAAATAGAATGCAGGAGGTCTTGGATTGGTGTTGAAGGACTGCCTCTGAATTTATGGAATATTAAGATCATGAGGAAAATTGGTGACATGTGTGGAGGATTGCTAGACGTGGAGAAGGATACAGCAGAAAAAACGTACTTACATCACTTGAGACTCAAGATGGAAGTGGATGAAGAGGGTTTTGTACCTAAAAATATTCGACTCCTGCATGAGGGTTCTGAATTTTCTTTAAAATTATTCAGACTTAATGATTGGGGCTATAGATTTCATGGCTTTCTCAACACAATATGGCAGGAAGAGGGAGATGTATTAGGAGTTGGGTTGAATGGCGACTCTGGTGGGGAAGAGGTCGTCGGAAAACAGGTTCTAGTACCGCCTGTAGGTGGAGCGGTTGTTGTCGGCGGCAAGGATTTTGGTGAGGAGAAGACCGAAGGGCTGTGGAGTGCAGAAATCGAAGGTGTAGGCGTAGATGTCGAGGTCGGGCTAGGAGAGACCCAGGAATTTGAGACGCAATCATTAAGCATAAAG from Humulus lupulus chromosome 5, drHumLupu1.1, whole genome shotgun sequence encodes the following:
- the LOC133777428 gene encoding histidinol-phosphate aminotransferase, chloroplastic-like, with translation MGVLDIYSASSNCFFRTNSNQRPIAPGSAFLGNKSRVVSMASVQPVEQQVNDGQQQVTGDSFIRSHFRKLSPYQPILPFEVLSSQLGRKPEDIIKLDANENPYGPPPEVFEALGSLKFPYIYPDPESRRLRAALAEDSGLEANYILVGCGADELIDLIMRCVLDPGDKIVDCPPTFTMYEFDAAVNAAGVIKVPRKSDFSLDLELIKDAVEREKPKCIFLTSPNNPDGSIISDDDLLKILKLPVLVILDEAYVEFSTIESRMQWVKKHENLIVLRTFSKRAGLAGLRVGYGAFPLSIIQYLWRAKQPYNVSVAAEVSACAALKNPTYLENVKDALLKERERLYNLLKDVPFLNPFPSHSNFILCKVTPGMDAKKLKEDLAKMGVMIRHYNSKELKGFVRVSVGKPEHSDILMECLRRFY